GAGGCCGCAAGACTCTTCCTGTGCAAGGGTTATAACGCTACCAGCATGGATGAAATCAGTACTGAGCGCTTGGGGGTATTTGGTGAGCAGTCACTAAGATAATGGCGTGTGGCGAGTGGGATCACCTTTCAGGTGACATTTGTGTAAATAAATTTCGGAGAGGGAGAAATATGGCAGGTTTTGGCTTTACCGAAGAGCAAGATAAGTTCCGATTGGAGATGCGGAAGTTCGCACAAACTGAGATTGCACCCACTGCAATCGAGAGGCATCGAACACAGACTGA
The genomic region above belongs to Dehalococcoidia bacterium and contains:
- a CDS encoding TetR family transcriptional regulator, yielding MKLDNERKKQADIISEAARLFLCKGYNATSMDEISTERLGVFGEQSLR